The Corynebacterium simulans genome contains a region encoding:
- a CDS encoding ABC transporter ATP-binding protein — translation MSLIDMRGIVKRFNEGTDAEITVLPGCDFQMEPGEFVAVIGQSGSGKSTLMNIIGLLDRPTAGEYFLGGEDVSTYDDDALARLRADKLGFVFQNFNLIGRITALANVEMPMVYAGVPRRERARRAAELLDLVGMSERASHLPNELSGGQKQRVAIARALANNPEVILADEPTGALDSQTGRLVMDLFHELNRERGTSIVFITHNPELAAECSRTVTMTDGVLK, via the coding sequence ATGAGCCTCATCGACATGCGAGGCATCGTCAAGCGCTTTAACGAAGGCACCGATGCCGAAATCACCGTCCTGCCCGGCTGCGACTTTCAGATGGAGCCCGGCGAGTTCGTCGCCGTCATTGGCCAGTCCGGCTCCGGCAAATCCACGCTCATGAACATCATTGGGCTGCTCGACCGCCCCACCGCAGGCGAGTACTTCCTCGGCGGTGAGGACGTCTCCACCTACGACGATGACGCGCTCGCCCGCCTGCGCGCCGACAAGCTTGGCTTCGTCTTCCAGAACTTCAACCTCATCGGCCGCATCACCGCACTCGCCAACGTGGAGATGCCCATGGTCTACGCCGGCGTGCCCCGCCGCGAACGCGCCCGCCGCGCCGCCGAGCTCCTCGACCTCGTAGGCATGTCCGAGCGCGCCAGCCACCTGCCCAACGAGCTCTCCGGCGGCCAGAAGCAACGCGTCGCCATCGCCCGCGCGCTCGCCAACAACCCGGAGGTCATCCTCGCCGACGAGCCCACCGGTGCCCTTGACTCCCAGACCGGCCGCCTCGTCATGGACCTCTTCCACGAGCTCAACCGCGAGCGCGGCACCTCCATCGTGTTTATCACCCACAACCCGGAGCTTGCCGCCGAGTGCTCGCGCACCGTAACCATGACGGACGGGGTGCTGAAATGA
- a CDS encoding ABC transporter permease: protein MNLTESLRMALTSLRTNKMRSLLTLLGVIIGIAAVIAILTLGSALKGQFTSDLDKVGANNFQVQVKERTDEGETDYHVESSVDDPDSLLTPEQLEQVRTALAPDVESVIIGESDTYPGDLAVEEASESSAVMVKPTNPDYVTASQFTVRAGRALTDDDIAADRAVTMLSATTATELFGDADPVGQTLNFAPLDGTDLELTVIGVYDTPDTGALIGGGEAEYALVPYPLAAQLSDAPLAGEAFSSVSLRAAPGTDKAALGARLQAAFDSMYADNEDYRVEVTDFSKDLASLNQLLTALSAAIAAIGGISLLVGGIGVMNIMLITVTERTREIGVRKALGARRGDIRLQFVTEAIIVCLIGGLIGVVLGSVAGMIGSSLMGYFVFPPLGAIVVSLLFALAIGLFFGYYPAGKAAKLDPIEALRYE, encoded by the coding sequence ATGAATCTCACCGAATCTTTGCGCATGGCGCTCACCTCGCTGCGCACCAACAAGATGCGCTCGCTACTCACGCTGCTGGGCGTCATCATCGGCATTGCCGCCGTCATCGCGATCCTCACCCTCGGCTCCGCGCTCAAGGGCCAGTTCACCTCTGACCTCGACAAGGTCGGCGCCAATAACTTCCAGGTCCAGGTCAAGGAACGCACCGACGAAGGCGAGACCGACTACCACGTCGAATCCTCCGTCGACGACCCCGACTCCCTCCTCACCCCCGAACAGCTCGAGCAGGTGCGCACGGCGCTCGCTCCCGACGTCGAGAGCGTCATCATCGGCGAATCCGACACGTATCCGGGCGACCTGGCGGTGGAGGAGGCATCGGAAAGCTCAGCGGTGATGGTGAAACCAACCAACCCGGACTACGTGACGGCCTCGCAGTTCACCGTCCGCGCCGGCCGCGCACTCACGGACGACGACATCGCGGCCGACCGTGCCGTGACCATGCTCTCCGCCACGACCGCCACCGAGCTCTTCGGCGACGCCGACCCGGTGGGCCAGACACTGAATTTTGCCCCGCTCGACGGCACGGATCTGGAGCTCACCGTCATCGGCGTCTACGACACCCCCGACACCGGCGCGCTCATCGGTGGCGGCGAGGCCGAATACGCGCTCGTGCCCTATCCCCTCGCTGCCCAGCTTTCCGATGCCCCTTTAGCCGGCGAGGCCTTTTCCTCCGTGTCCCTGCGCGCGGCGCCCGGCACGGACAAGGCCGCGCTCGGCGCGCGACTCCAAGCGGCCTTCGACTCGATGTACGCCGACAACGAGGACTACCGCGTCGAGGTCACCGACTTCAGCAAGGACCTCGCGAGCCTCAACCAGCTGCTCACGGCGTTGTCCGCGGCGATTGCGGCGATCGGCGGTATCTCGCTGCTCGTCGGCGGCATCGGTGTTATGAACATCATGCTGATTACCGTCACGGAGCGCACGCGCGAGATTGGCGTGCGCAAGGCGCTCGGCGCGCGGCGGGGTGACATCCGCCTGCAGTTCGTGACGGAGGCCATCATCGTGTGTCTCATCGGCGGGCTCATCGGCGTGGTGCTCGGCTCTGTGGCGGGCATGATCGGCTCATCGCTCATGGGCTACTTCGTGTTCCCGCCGCTCGGCGCGATTGTGGTCTCGTTGCTCTTCGCGCTCGCCATCGGGCTCTTCTTCGGCTACTACCCCGCCGGCAAGGCGGCAAAACTCGACCCGATTGAGGCGCTGCGCTACGAGTAG
- a CDS encoding HNH endonuclease signature motif containing protein, giving the protein MTVSIFDALALGVDSLKEAAGLTVAELRDRGLTLADATFIQPLAAVYWRTKPRGIAEARKAARAAGHSLRVLARIEVLAARCDDPNAARITLCGTAETKLDEVGASLAKPKIRVESARHTYGKDGWHRLVINTQDPWLMDMLSALPGDDLLDGFKQFVADGEQIQAPARAAHVVIRLDEHEEYLAEGKLIRATDGTVRPARLLVQEKLAEVGYVTLVTDWGEPVDCFKTTPIFNEKQTLMAFALHPQCIHPGCVTPALECERDHFIPRNKGGDTNVANLVPLCRFHNGRKADEDSYTRDAEGNYWYVTPYGKRYLCTVD; this is encoded by the coding sequence ATGACCGTCTCCATCTTCGATGCCCTTGCTCTCGGCGTCGATTCTCTCAAGGAAGCCGCAGGACTCACCGTGGCTGAACTCCGCGACCGCGGCCTAACACTCGCCGACGCCACGTTCATCCAGCCCTTGGCCGCCGTCTACTGGCGCACTAAGCCCAGAGGCATCGCCGAGGCCCGCAAGGCCGCCCGGGCTGCCGGCCACAGCCTGCGCGTGCTCGCCCGCATCGAGGTGCTCGCCGCGCGCTGCGACGACCCTAACGCCGCCCGCATCACCTTGTGTGGAACCGCGGAGACCAAGCTCGATGAGGTCGGCGCGAGTCTTGCCAAGCCGAAGATCCGCGTAGAGTCCGCCCGCCATACCTATGGCAAAGACGGCTGGCACCGTTTGGTGATTAACACCCAAGACCCGTGGCTGATGGACATGCTCAGCGCGCTGCCCGGCGACGACCTGCTCGACGGGTTCAAACAGTTCGTCGCCGACGGAGAACAAATTCAAGCCCCAGCCCGTGCTGCGCACGTAGTTATTCGTCTCGACGAGCACGAGGAGTACCTCGCCGAGGGCAAGCTCATTCGTGCCACGGATGGCACGGTGCGCCCAGCTCGTTTGCTTGTGCAGGAGAAGTTGGCGGAGGTCGGCTACGTTACGTTGGTGACTGATTGGGGTGAGCCGGTGGATTGCTTTAAGACCACGCCGATCTTCAACGAGAAGCAAACACTCATGGCGTTTGCGCTGCATCCGCAGTGTATTCACCCAGGATGTGTGACCCCGGCTCTGGAGTGCGAGCGTGACCACTTCATCCCACGGAACAAAGGCGGCGACACGAACGTCGCAAACCTTGTGCCGTTATGCCGGTTCCATAACGGACGCAAGGCCGACGAAGATTCGTATACCCGCGATGCCGAGGGCAATTACTGGTACGTCACGCCCTACGGCAAGCGCTACCTCTGCACGGTGGACTAA
- a CDS encoding aldo/keto reductase encodes MPQFRDYDANAELLALVRRLAAVHDATPAQLSLAWVMAKGAVPIPGSRKPERLRENLAAADIVLTANEAADIDAALDATAMSDVFGGTKN; translated from the coding sequence ATGCCGCAGTTCCGCGACTACGACGCCAACGCGGAGCTGCTCGCGCTCGTCCGCCGGCTGGCTGCGGTGCATGACGCGACGCCCGCGCAGCTCTCGCTGGCCTGGGTCATGGCCAAGGGCGCGGTGCCCATCCCCGGCAGCCGCAAGCCCGAGCGTTTGCGTGAGAATCTCGCCGCCGCCGACATCGTGCTCACCGCTAACGAGGCCGCTGACATCGATGCGGCCCTCGACGCCACCGCCATGTCCGACGTTTTCGGCGGCACGAAAAACTAA
- a CDS encoding DUF2252 domain-containing protein has protein sequence MKTQHTPAERRAAGKAARKHTPRRTLGSWQPAEDRDPLGIIHAQAPARVAELLPLRYARMGESAFAFYRGGAAIMAADLASLATSGITVQACGDAHISNFGLFSAPDRRTVFDLNDFDETLPGPWEWDVARLVTSVEICARERGFDPEELVESTVAAYHRAMSRFADMGNLDVWYARFEMEATLDEFGGRLGKKSVKSVRKLIAKARAKDSQRAVGKLTEVVDGQRRIISDPPVLVPLRDLVEGPERELADAVVREALSSYLATLAPERASLLRQYRYQDAAMKVVGVGSVGLRAWMVVFEGNGEHDPLVLQIKEARPSALAPYLPASEYAHHGQRVIEGQHAIQATADILLGWTQVGDHHFYVRQLWNGKGSIDLDDLSAEELNAVAVLSAVTLARTHARTGDRLAIAGYLGKGTAFERSAARFARAYADQNEADWQAFRAEFL, from the coding sequence GTGAAGACACAACATACTCCTGCCGAACGCCGCGCTGCCGGCAAAGCAGCCCGCAAGCACACCCCGCGCCGTACCCTCGGCTCGTGGCAGCCTGCCGAGGACCGCGACCCGTTGGGCATCATCCACGCGCAGGCTCCGGCGCGCGTCGCGGAGCTGCTGCCGCTGCGCTACGCGCGGATGGGGGAGTCGGCGTTCGCGTTCTACCGCGGCGGAGCGGCGATTATGGCGGCGGACCTCGCGTCGTTGGCTACCTCGGGCATCACGGTCCAGGCCTGCGGAGACGCGCATATCTCGAACTTCGGGCTCTTCTCTGCGCCGGATCGGCGCACGGTCTTCGACCTCAACGATTTCGATGAGACGTTGCCCGGTCCCTGGGAATGGGACGTTGCGCGACTGGTGACCAGCGTGGAAATTTGCGCGCGCGAGCGCGGCTTTGATCCGGAGGAGCTCGTCGAGTCCACCGTTGCCGCCTACCACCGGGCGATGTCTCGTTTCGCGGACATGGGCAACCTCGACGTGTGGTACGCACGCTTCGAGATGGAGGCGACACTCGATGAATTCGGTGGACGACTGGGCAAGAAGTCCGTCAAGAGCGTGCGCAAGCTCATCGCGAAGGCCCGTGCCAAGGACAGCCAGCGTGCGGTGGGCAAGCTCACCGAGGTCGTCGACGGGCAACGCCGCATTATCTCGGATCCGCCGGTGCTCGTGCCGCTGCGTGATCTCGTGGAAGGCCCCGAGCGCGAGCTTGCCGATGCCGTCGTGCGCGAAGCGCTGAGCTCCTATCTCGCCACGCTCGCACCAGAGCGGGCCAGCTTGCTGCGTCAGTACCGCTACCAGGATGCAGCGATGAAGGTCGTGGGCGTGGGCAGCGTGGGCTTGCGTGCGTGGATGGTGGTGTTCGAGGGCAACGGCGAGCACGACCCGCTTGTGCTGCAAATCAAGGAGGCGCGGCCGTCAGCACTCGCGCCCTATCTCCCGGCAAGCGAGTACGCTCATCATGGTCAGCGCGTCATCGAGGGCCAGCACGCCATCCAGGCGACGGCGGATATCCTGCTCGGCTGGACGCAGGTAGGCGACCACCACTTTTACGTGCGCCAACTGTGGAATGGCAAGGGTTCAATCGATCTCGATGACCTCAGCGCCGAGGAACTCAACGCAGTCGCCGTGCTCTCCGCCGTCACGCTCGCCCGCACCCACGCCCGGACCGGTGACCGACTAGCCATCGCGGGCTATCTGGGTAAAGGTACCGCCTTCGAGCGCTCCGCCGCCCGGTTTGCGCGGGCCTATGCCGACCAGAACGAGGCCGACTGGCAGGCGTTTCGCGCCGAATTCCTCTAA
- the guaA gene encoding glutamine-hydrolyzing GMP synthase: MTNPTTTPRPVLVVDFGAQYAQLIARRVREANIYSEVVPNSATVEEIKAKNPVALILSGGPSSVYADGAPSLKPELLELGIPVFGICYGFQAMTQALGGKVASTGSREYGRTDVNVSGGVLHQGLEATHKVWMSHGDSVSEAPEGFEVTASSAGAPVAAFECLEKRMAGVQYHPEVLHSPHGQEVLTRFLTEVAGLEQNWTADNIAEQLIADIQKQVGPEGRAICGLSGGVDSAVAAALVQRAIGDRLTCVFVDHGLLRAGEREQVEKDFVASTGAKLVTADEREAFLAKLAGVTEPEAKRKAIGAEFIRSFERAVAGVLNDAPAGSSVDFLVQGTLYPDVVESGGGDGTANIKSHHNVGGLPDDVEFELVEPLRLLFKDEVRAVGRELGLPEEIVARQPFPGPGLGIRIIGEVTEERLETLRAADLIARTELTAAGLDGEIWQCPVVLLADVRSVGVQGDGRTYGHPIVLRPVSSEDAMTADWTRLPYDVLEKISTRITNEVKDVNRVVLDCTSKPPGTIEWE; the protein is encoded by the coding sequence GTGACTAACCCAACCACTACTCCGCGTCCAGTCCTCGTTGTGGACTTTGGCGCTCAGTACGCGCAGCTCATCGCACGTCGCGTCCGTGAGGCCAACATCTACTCTGAGGTTGTTCCCAACTCTGCCACCGTGGAAGAAATCAAGGCCAAGAATCCGGTCGCTCTGATTCTCTCCGGCGGCCCGTCTTCTGTCTATGCGGATGGCGCTCCTTCTCTGAAGCCCGAGCTGCTTGAGCTGGGCATCCCGGTCTTCGGCATCTGCTACGGCTTCCAGGCTATGACCCAAGCGCTCGGCGGCAAGGTCGCCTCGACTGGCTCTCGTGAATACGGCCGCACCGACGTCAACGTTTCCGGCGGCGTCCTGCACCAGGGCCTCGAGGCCACACACAAGGTGTGGATGTCCCACGGCGACTCTGTCTCCGAGGCTCCGGAAGGCTTCGAGGTTACTGCCTCCTCGGCGGGTGCGCCGGTGGCGGCTTTTGAGTGCCTTGAAAAGCGCATGGCAGGCGTGCAGTACCACCCGGAGGTACTGCACTCGCCGCACGGCCAGGAAGTGCTCACCCGTTTCCTCACCGAGGTCGCAGGCCTCGAGCAGAACTGGACCGCAGACAACATTGCGGAGCAGCTCATCGCTGATATCCAGAAGCAGGTTGGTCCGGAAGGCCGCGCCATCTGCGGCCTGTCCGGCGGAGTGGACTCCGCTGTGGCTGCCGCGCTCGTGCAGCGTGCCATCGGCGACCGTCTGACCTGTGTCTTCGTCGACCACGGCCTGCTGCGCGCGGGTGAGCGTGAGCAGGTGGAGAAGGACTTCGTGGCGTCGACAGGCGCAAAGCTCGTCACCGCAGACGAACGCGAGGCGTTCCTTGCCAAGCTCGCCGGCGTTACCGAGCCGGAGGCCAAGCGTAAGGCAATCGGTGCGGAGTTCATCCGTTCCTTCGAGCGTGCTGTTGCAGGCGTGCTTAACGACGCCCCCGCAGGTTCCTCCGTTGACTTCCTCGTCCAGGGCACGCTGTACCCGGACGTCGTGGAGTCCGGCGGCGGTGACGGTACGGCGAACATCAAGTCCCACCACAACGTGGGCGGCTTGCCTGACGACGTCGAGTTTGAGCTCGTCGAGCCGCTGCGTCTGCTGTTCAAGGACGAGGTGCGCGCCGTGGGCCGTGAGCTGGGCTTGCCCGAGGAAATCGTGGCGCGCCAGCCGTTCCCGGGCCCGGGCCTGGGCATCCGCATCATCGGCGAGGTTACTGAAGAGCGTTTGGAAACCTTGCGCGCGGCAGACCTCATCGCGCGTACCGAGCTGACTGCCGCTGGCCTGGACGGCGAGATCTGGCAGTGCCCGGTGGTACTGCTTGCCGACGTCCGCTCCGTCGGCGTTCAAGGCGACGGCCGCACCTACGGTCACCCAATCGTGCTGCGTCCGGTGTCTTCGGAAGACGCCATGACCGCAGACTGGACCCGCCTGCCTTATGACGTGTTGGAGAAGATCTCCACCCGTATCACCAACGAGGTCAAGGACGTCAACCGCGTGGTCTTGGATTGTACCTCCAAGCCGCCAGGAACCATCGAGTGGGAATAG
- a CDS encoding GuaB3 family IMP dehydrogenase-related protein: MRDYVEIGIGREARRTYDLDQISLVPTRRTRSSKDVDTTWNIDAYTFDIPLVSHPTDALATPEFVIEMGKQGGLGVINAEGLWGRHADLEAALVKVTENPFDLSTLQELHAAPLNEELLAERIAQVRDSGVTVAVRVSPQRARELAPVVIKAGAEILFIQGTLISAEHVQQGGEPLNLKEFIGSIDTPVIAGGVADYTTALHLMRAGAAGIIVGSGVNTNAETVGIDVPMATTIADVAAARRDYLDETGGRYVHVLADGDIYTSADVAKAIACGADSVVLGPVLARAAEAGGKGYYWPSTAGHPRFPRGVIEAADVDLIAAGYAPLSEPEQVSLEVILHGPSNEPHGQLNLVGGLQRAMAKCGYTDLKSFQKVGLAVR; encoded by the coding sequence ATGCGCGATTACGTTGAAATTGGTATCGGCCGCGAGGCACGCCGTACCTACGATCTTGATCAGATCTCCTTGGTCCCTACCCGCCGTACCCGCTCGTCGAAGGACGTCGACACCACTTGGAACATCGACGCTTATACCTTCGACATTCCGTTGGTATCGCACCCCACTGACGCTTTGGCCACGCCGGAGTTCGTCATCGAGATGGGCAAGCAGGGCGGCTTGGGCGTCATCAACGCGGAGGGCCTGTGGGGCCGTCACGCGGACCTAGAGGCGGCTTTGGTGAAGGTCACCGAGAATCCTTTCGACCTTTCCACGCTGCAGGAGCTGCATGCAGCGCCGCTGAATGAGGAGCTGTTGGCAGAGCGCATCGCACAGGTGCGTGACTCCGGCGTGACCGTCGCGGTGCGTGTGTCGCCGCAGCGCGCGCGGGAATTGGCACCGGTGGTTATCAAGGCGGGTGCTGAGATCCTGTTTATCCAGGGCACGTTGATTTCTGCGGAGCACGTGCAGCAGGGCGGTGAGCCGCTGAACTTGAAGGAGTTCATCGGTTCCATCGATACGCCGGTTATCGCTGGTGGCGTGGCGGATTACACTACTGCGTTGCACCTGATGCGTGCTGGCGCTGCCGGCATCATCGTGGGCTCTGGCGTTAATACCAACGCCGAGACCGTGGGCATCGATGTGCCGATGGCAACCACCATTGCCGACGTCGCTGCCGCTCGCCGCGACTACCTCGACGAGACCGGCGGCCGCTACGTGCACGTGCTTGCCGACGGCGATATCTACACCTCCGCTGACGTCGCCAAGGCGATTGCCTGCGGCGCTGATTCTGTGGTCTTGGGCCCGGTTTTGGCCCGCGCTGCAGAGGCAGGCGGTAAGGGTTACTACTGGCCGTCGACGGCTGGCCACCCGCGTTTCCCACGCGGCGTCATCGAAGCTGCGGACGTGGACCTCATCGCGGCAGGATACGCGCCGTTGTCGGAGCCGGAGCAGGTTTCGCTCGAGGTCATCTTGCACGGCCCGTCGAATGAGCCACACGGCCAACTGAACCTGGTCGGTGGACTCCAGCGTGCGATGGCCAAGTGCGGTTACACGGACTTGAAGTCTTTCCAGAAGGTGGGCTTGGCAGTACGCTAA
- the guaB gene encoding IMP dehydrogenase codes for MSDNHILTGGDDPNKVALHGLTFDDVLLLPAESNIVPSEVDTSAQFTRNIRLGVPLASAAMDTVTEARMAIAMARQGGIGVLHRNLSTEDQATQVEIVKRSESGMVTDPVTASPDMTIQEVDELCARFRISGLPVVDDKGTLLGICTNRDMRFEPDFGRKVSEIMTPMPLVVAKEGVAKEEALALLSSNKVEKLPIVDDDNKLVGLITVKDFVKTEQFPNSSKDSSGRLLVAAGIGTGEESYARAGALVDAGVDVLVVDSAHAHNNRVLEMVSRVQKDFGSKVDVVGGNLATREAAKAMIEAGADAIKVGIGPGSICTTRVVAGVGAPQITAIMEAAAVAGPAGVPVIGDGGMQYSGDVAKALAAGADTVMLGSMFAGTTEAPGDIVVVQGKQYKRYRGMGSMGAMQGRGLTGEKRSYSKDRYFQADVKSEDKLVPEGVEGRVPFRGDIDAIVHQLIGGLRASMGYTGSATIEELKTKRFVQITAAGLKESHPHHLQQIIEAPNYR; via the coding sequence ATGAGCGATAATCACATTCTCACCGGCGGCGATGACCCAAACAAGGTAGCCCTGCACGGCTTGACTTTTGATGACGTTCTGCTGCTGCCGGCAGAATCCAACATCGTTCCGTCCGAGGTGGACACCTCGGCGCAGTTCACCCGCAACATTCGTCTCGGCGTTCCGCTGGCTTCTGCCGCCATGGATACCGTTACCGAGGCTCGCATGGCAATCGCCATGGCACGCCAGGGCGGTATTGGCGTCCTGCACCGCAACCTGTCCACTGAGGATCAGGCAACCCAGGTGGAAATCGTCAAGCGCTCTGAGTCCGGCATGGTGACGGACCCTGTTACCGCTAGCCCGGATATGACCATCCAGGAAGTCGACGAGCTGTGCGCACGCTTCCGCATTTCTGGCCTGCCGGTCGTCGATGACAAGGGCACCTTGCTGGGCATTTGCACCAACCGCGATATGCGTTTCGAGCCGGACTTCGGCCGCAAAGTCTCCGAGATTATGACCCCTATGCCGCTGGTTGTGGCCAAGGAGGGCGTGGCCAAGGAGGAGGCGCTGGCGCTGCTTTCTTCCAACAAGGTTGAGAAGCTTCCTATCGTCGATGATGACAACAAGCTGGTTGGCCTGATCACGGTCAAGGACTTCGTAAAGACCGAGCAGTTCCCGAACTCCTCCAAGGATTCCTCCGGACGACTGCTGGTGGCAGCGGGTATCGGCACGGGTGAGGAATCCTATGCTCGAGCAGGCGCGCTTGTCGACGCCGGCGTTGACGTCCTCGTCGTCGACTCCGCTCATGCGCACAACAACCGCGTGCTGGAGATGGTTTCCCGTGTACAGAAGGACTTCGGCTCCAAGGTCGACGTCGTGGGCGGCAACCTCGCTACTCGCGAGGCGGCGAAGGCCATGATTGAGGCCGGCGCGGACGCTATCAAGGTCGGCATCGGCCCAGGCTCCATCTGCACCACCCGCGTCGTCGCGGGCGTTGGCGCTCCGCAGATTACGGCCATCATGGAAGCTGCGGCAGTGGCTGGTCCAGCTGGCGTGCCGGTCATTGGTGATGGCGGCATGCAGTACTCCGGCGACGTCGCCAAGGCATTGGCTGCCGGTGCAGATACCGTCATGCTGGGCTCCATGTTCGCAGGCACCACCGAGGCACCTGGCGATATCGTCGTGGTTCAGGGCAAGCAATACAAGCGCTACCGCGGCATGGGCTCCATGGGCGCTATGCAGGGCCGCGGCCTTACCGGCGAGAAGCGCTCCTACTCCAAGGACCGCTACTTCCAGGCCGACGTTAAGAGCGAGGACAAGCTGGTTCCGGAGGGCGTCGAGGGTCGCGTTCCTTTCCGCGGTGACATCGATGCCATTGTGCACCAGCTCATCGGCGGCCTGCGCGCTTCCATGGGCTACACCGGTTCGGCCACCATCGAGGAGCTGAAGACCAAGCGCTTCGTCCAGATCACCGCGGCGGGCCTGAAGGAATCTCACCCGCACCACCTGCAGCAGATTATCGAAGCTCCGAACTACCGCTAA
- a CDS encoding DUF5319 domain-containing protein, with protein sequence MNFFANMPRDPFADDPNDPASFLEEDEQVMPLSEEERLAIIHDLALVQEFARVLGPRGIDGIFFLCEDCEESHFYEWDIMAANMRATLDGELAPVHEPGAQPDPTRYVPWDYALGYMDGLDAR encoded by the coding sequence GTGAACTTCTTCGCCAATATGCCACGCGACCCATTCGCAGACGATCCCAACGACCCCGCTTCCTTCCTGGAGGAAGACGAGCAGGTCATGCCTTTGTCCGAGGAAGAACGCTTGGCTATCATCCACGACCTCGCCTTGGTACAGGAATTCGCCCGCGTGCTGGGCCCGCGCGGAATCGACGGCATCTTCTTTCTATGCGAGGACTGCGAAGAAAGCCACTTCTACGAGTGGGACATCATGGCTGCTAACATGCGCGCCACTTTGGACGGCGAACTCGCCCCGGTGCATGAGCCGGGCGCGCAGCCGGACCCCACGCGCTACGTCCCGTGGGATTACGCCCTGGGCTATATGGACGGCCTAGACGCCCGCTAA
- a CDS encoding sigma-70 family RNA polymerase sigma factor — protein sequence MSDTDKELADLVPLAADGNRRALQKIMRIIHPQVLRYCRARIGGGRQPTPEDVTQEICLAVATSIDSYEDKGRPFMAYVYGIAFNKVADAHRAMGRDHSNPAEEVPESAAKDANPEESALVTDGSNRVRELLDTLSDKARDIVILRVFVGLTAEETAEIVESTPGAVRVAQHRALAQLRKAIGTSGQ from the coding sequence GTGAGCGATACCGATAAAGAGCTAGCGGACCTCGTGCCGCTAGCTGCTGACGGCAACCGTCGCGCACTCCAGAAGATCATGCGGATTATCCACCCGCAGGTGCTGCGCTACTGCCGCGCACGCATCGGCGGCGGGCGCCAACCCACGCCAGAAGACGTCACGCAGGAAATCTGCCTCGCTGTTGCCACATCCATCGACTCCTACGAAGACAAAGGCCGCCCGTTCATGGCCTACGTCTATGGCATTGCCTTCAACAAGGTCGCCGATGCGCACCGCGCCATGGGCCGAGACCACTCCAACCCCGCCGAGGAAGTCCCGGAAAGCGCGGCCAAAGACGCAAATCCGGAGGAATCTGCGCTGGTCACGGATGGTAGTAACAGAGTGCGGGAGTTGCTCGATACATTAAGTGACAAAGCTCGAGACATAGTCATCTTGCGCGTGTTCGTGGGCCTTACAGCCGAGGAGACTGCGGAAATCGTGGAATCTACACCGGGTGCGGTACGCGTGGCGCAGCATCGAGCATTGGCACAACTGCGCAAGGCTATCGGCACCTCTGGTCAATAG
- a CDS encoding WhiB family transcriptional regulator yields the protein MSQPHSLPGPNADFWDWQLQGACRGENSDVFYHPDGERGRARAQRENRAKAICQSCPVLELCREHALSSAEPYGVWGGMSESERVAALRTRATVTV from the coding sequence ATGTCTCAGCCCCATTCGCTTCCCGGCCCTAACGCTGACTTTTGGGATTGGCAGCTGCAGGGTGCATGCCGAGGAGAGAATTCGGACGTGTTTTATCACCCAGACGGCGAGCGTGGCCGCGCTCGCGCCCAGCGTGAGAACCGCGCTAAGGCAATTTGTCAGTCCTGCCCGGTCCTCGAGCTATGCCGCGAGCATGCGCTAAGTTCCGCGGAACCGTACGGCGTGTGGGGCGGCATGAGCGAATCCGAGCGCGTGGCTGCTTTGCGCACCCGCGCTACGGTCACTGTTTAG